ATGATTCCGGATCGATGTATGCACAAAAACTCAATATTCCTGCTTATACTGTCGGTTCCGGTTTCAAGTTATATAAGAATCTTGTCTGCGATGTTTCCGTAGAATTTTCAAAAAGACAATATGAAACTCTGGATCTTTTCCCGGATGAAGTTTATGATCATGAAGAACTCTGGGTAAATTATCAATATGTAAATATATCAAATAGAGGTTGGGAAAATCCGGATAAAGTTACGGAATCATTCTTGAAATTACAGACTTCTTTGACTTTTAAATGGTAAATATGTTCGACTTGTGAACGACTCGAGATAGAGGAACAAAGAGAAAAAAAGAAGTACGAGTTGAAATATATTGTACAATTAATTTGAAGGAAAGTTAAAATGCGAAATTTAGTTATCTTCATTTCATTACTGATGTTATCTGTTAATTTTCTGATTTCTGAAGATCTTCTTCTCGATATCATGTTCACTAATGATATCCATGGTGGAATCGATAGGTATCCAGCAACTTTTATGAATCCTAATTTTCCTCCTATGCTGGGCGGAGGAGGTTCTGCAGCAACTTATATAAAAGGGATCAGGAAAATAAGCAATGGAAAAAATCGGGACAATCTCCTGGTTGATGCCGGAGATTTTTTTCAGGGACATCCGGTTGGTACCATATCCAAAGGAAAAGCTGTCATCACTTATATGAATATGATCGGATATGACTTGAGTGTTGTCGGAAATCATGAATTTGATATTGGGGAAGATACTCTAATCGAAACTTATAATGATGCAGAATTCCCGATTTTATCATGTAATATCGTAAAAAAAGGAACAGACGAACTGGTAGATTATGTCCAACCTTATCTGATTTTAGAAAAAATGGGAATTAGATTTGGAATTATTGGCGTAACTACAACTGACACTGAAAAGATGAGTTTTCCTGAAAATATTAAGAATGTCGAGTTTCTACCGGCAAAAGATGCTCTGGAAAAATATATTCCAATCGTTAAAAAGGAAAAAGTCGATTTGATCATAGTGGTCGGTCATGTTGGTATTCCTTATGATCCTGAACCTGCTTATAAACATCGATACGAGGAAAATTCGGGTGAGAAGCAAAGATATTGGGGACTCGATGCCCAGGAATTAGCTCATGAAGTTCAAGGAATAGATTTATTCTTTGCAGGTCATATTCACAAAGGTTTTGCCAAACCCTGGGAAGATCCGGAAACTCATACTCTTGTTTTTCAGGGCTATGCCTATGGAAGCAATGTTGGTCATGTAACCATCAAGATAGATAAGGAAACGAAAACTATTTCGGGATATGAAACCGCAGCACTCAGGGAAGGTATGATGATCACTCTTTTTGAAGATGAATTTATTCCCGATAAAACGATCGGAGATACGATCCTGACCATGCAGAAAATCGCTGAACAAGGTATGGATGAAGTCATCGGAAAAGCAGAAACCTATATTTCCAGAGATGGAGTCGATGCTCAAAATAAAATCGGAAATCTTGTTTGTGAAGCAATGCTGGAAGCTACTGGAGCGGATTTTTCCTTTTTAAATCTCGGAGGAGTTCGGGGAGACCTTCAACAGGGACCGATAACTTACCGGAATATTTTCGATGTCATGCCTTTTGAAAATCAGGTTGTGATCATCGAAGTAGATGGTGAATTCCTGAAAAATATCATCGAGATGAGAGTTTCCGGTAGTCGTCACGGATTGCGAGTAGCTGGAGTAAATGTTGTTTATAATCGTTCCCGAAAGGATTATGATCGGATCACAAAACTTCTGATAGGTGGAGAACCCTGGCAAAAAGACAAAATCTATCACATTTCAACCACAGATTTTCTCCTTCAGGGAAATGCTGGATTAACCATGCTGACGAAGATTCCCGAAGCAAAGATAACCAGGATCGAAAAAAGTTTGCGGGATTGTATTGTAGATTATGTAAAAAATAATTCACCTGTAACCGCTCAAATTGATAACCGCTGGAAAAGAGACGATAAATCTGAAATAACATTAGAATTGAAATCCGAATTAGA
The sequence above is drawn from the Candidatus Cloacimonadota bacterium genome and encodes:
- a CDS encoding bifunctional metallophosphatase/5'-nucleotidase, whose protein sequence is MRNLVIFISLLMLSVNFLISEDLLLDIMFTNDIHGGIDRYPATFMNPNFPPMLGGGGSAATYIKGIRKISNGKNRDNLLVDAGDFFQGHPVGTISKGKAVITYMNMIGYDLSVVGNHEFDIGEDTLIETYNDAEFPILSCNIVKKGTDELVDYVQPYLILEKMGIRFGIIGVTTTDTEKMSFPENIKNVEFLPAKDALEKYIPIVKKEKVDLIIVVGHVGIPYDPEPAYKHRYEENSGEKQRYWGLDAQELAHEVQGIDLFFAGHIHKGFAKPWEDPETHTLVFQGYAYGSNVGHVTIKIDKETKTISGYETAALREGMMITLFEDEFIPDKTIGDTILTMQKIAEQGMDEVIGKAETYISRDGVDAQNKIGNLVCEAMLEATGADFSFLNLGGVRGDLQQGPITYRNIFDVMPFENQVVIIEVDGEFLKNIIEMRVSGSRHGLRVAGVNVVYNRSRKDYDRITKLLIGGEPWQKDKIYHISTTDFLLQGNAGLTMLTKIPEAKITRIEKSLRDCIVDYVKNNSPVTAQIDNRWKRDDKSEITLELKSELEKK